The nucleotide sequence ATCTTTCCATCACTCACCCAACACTTTTAAGAGCTCCTCAAAGTTCTCGGAACTCTTCATCTCCCAAGTGCCGGAGAAGTCCGGGATTTTACGCTCCATGTTCGGCTGCGGGATGGTTGAATGCGATGAGGGGGGTGTTGGTGAtcgggtctttttttttcttggctggACTGCCGAATGGGTTCGCACCTAACTGGGACTTTCTGGTGGAACTCGTTCCTGCCTGGGCTTTGCTAGTGTCCCCTGAATGTGCGCCGGCGCAAATGAAATGCAATTGCGCTGCGGGAAATAAAGGGGAGTACTCTGGAGGGGTATGGCCACGCCTCTTATTGATACGGTCACGCCCCGCGCACATGCAGATTACAGGCATGGATCTATAGACATCATGTACTTTTAGATAGATAGTTTAAAGCCGAGTATGCGCCATAAATGATTGACTACCAACTTGGGGCAGGAGATTTTTCAAATGCTCCAGTAAAATTCTCCCAAATCACTACATTTTTGACATATTTACAAACATCTTGGACCAAATGAACTTTGACAAAGACtggatattgaattggaaaaaaaaaactattttgagtATGCAGTGAAATCATTGCATATTTGAACTTAATGATAAGCCATGAGAAAATATGCTCCTGTTGACTTTATCGTCATGTGGTGCAACCTGTTCGTAACCCTTTTTAGGGTAAGCGATTATTTTTGGTCCAGCTCCGGCACCCTGACTAGTTGTTGAAAAGTAATATAATTTCATCAACATTTGTTAAAATCCTACCGTCCCTCCCCCCTGCAATCCGCCCCTGGCTAGATGCCTAATCCAATTTCCAGCTTCTCccattcaaaataaattggacgtatATCACCGTCACTGTGAGGgctctataaagggttaaaatggTCGGCAGAGACGTCCAACCCATTGGCTCACAACCGACATCTAACCTCATATGATATTTGCTCATATTTCCACGGTGCATTGACCAAATCACGCCCCCTGTTGGCAGCAGTAAACAATCCTCAATGTTAGTTTATAATCTTTTCCAGATAGTTTCTTCCTTTCTATGGAATCTGCAACAATTGAGCATGATGTGTGATGAATAGATATAACATAGAATGGGGTGCAAATGAcgagggagagaaaggggaaGGCCAAGTTCACCTCCTGATCCTCCTGTTGCTgccataaaaataaaagcgaCTGTAATGGGATACAGATTTTGCCCTGCACTCCCAAATAATCATTTCACGTGGAACCGCCGCGTCAGAGGGGGGGCTGCTAgaaaaggaaattaaaaaagaaaaaaaaagaggtgggATTGACGTAGGTCGACATGGCTTTGCCCCCCACCCTCCCGCTGAGGGAACGGAAGAGAAGCgaaagggggaggaggaggagacggGCCTGCGGTGCGGGGTCAGGGGCCCGCGGGGTGGGAGGTAGGCCGACTCGGAACACGCGcgcccaacacacacacacacacaacgcaGATGATGGATGGCGGCGATACAAAGCCGACGTTAACTATTGACTCTTGATGGATGATCCCATCCGCTACACTGCACGGCGAATTAGCGCTGGGTAACCCGGGCGACTTTGGAGGGGATAGGAAAGCGGGGGAGCGGGCCCGTCATGGTTCCTCGCTACAAAAGCATGCCGTGGCTCCATGTCAGTCAACACACGCAAGGAGTAATAAAGAAGAGTTACAGATCAATAATTGGATAATTGAAGACATGCGTTTTTACTCACAGACGTGTGCGAATTCCTGCACCTTTGCACACCATCAGCGAGTCTGGTTTAAGTCAAGCGCACTTCAATGCTGTCATTAATTAAAGCAGAATTGCCACAAAAGTCAAAAGTATAAAAGTTACAAGAATAGTAGTGTTGATGTCAAGCATTTGGCATGATTAAAAATTCTTTTACTGAGAATAGAAATCGTATTATGCGAAAATGACAGCTATTAATGATCGGACAGTTAGATATAATGTCACATTCTACATTGGAGGGATGCAGACCAGGCTGCCTACTGACTTGCTAGTGAAGGCAACAATGGGaagggtgggaaaaaaaatgtagtcattCACCCCCCCTTCAATGTTAGAAGAATGGCGGGTACAGGGAAATAGAAAAACACGTGAAAAGTAGTACACTAGACACCATAAGTAGGGACAATGACACCATATAAGGTATGGACAGGGTTGGATGAGGTGCTCCGTCCCGAGAAATGATGGTGCGCGACAAATCCATGCATCCTTGCGCCGGTAGTGGGGGGATTGGGTGATTGATCACGAAGGCGTTGACTCTTAGGGGTGAAATCCAAATAaacacattgatttttttttcggttCCTGTTGAAGACTCATTGACTAAAATAACCTATTTTTTCCTTCTGCTTTTTTCATGGAAGTGAGATTTAATATTTGCAAATTTattgttagattttgtattgtaaTGCTTTGAATTTTGTGCTGTCTTTTATCCCCATGTACATACGTAGAATAATAAAAtagaagtaataataatagtaatatacAAGACAGTGCATTACTTAATGCAAAAGGAGAATGATGGCGTATTAAATCAtacccttattaaataaaaatgaaagccCCACGTTGGGCAGCTACTTTTGAGAAAATGTggctttcatttacattttcttttcaatttcacctcagaaaaaagaaatattgtgCTTTTTCTGCTTCATTAAAACCTTCTTTCCTCTGGGGTCCACACGAGAAATGTGCTATCTTTCCCTTAAACTTGTAAATGACATTACACATTTTATTCCtaaatttaaaatgacatttttctaaaCACCAGCTGTGGAACCATTACAGAACTGTAACTTGCAACGTCAATccatttcccctttttatttcCCCTTTGCACCTGCGTATAACCTCACGGTTGAATTTGCACGGACAATATTGAATCCCCTCATTCAAAAACTGAAAGCACGCTTCTATTTAACACTCGGACGGGCCCATTTATATCCACCCCGGCAtcattctgtctttttttgcggCGGCCCTGGCGCTCTGTCTCATGGGGCTGCCCTCCGAAAGTGGGGATTGATCTTTTGAGAGTGACGGATGAACCCGCAAAGTCACAATGCGCGACTGTCCACGATCAGGAAGATTCATGTTCATTACGGGAGGCGGACTATAAAGCATATGACCGTGACGTGCCAACACATGGATCAAACAAATGGCTGGATTGTAGCACATAATGATAGGTTTGGccatcttgtgtgtgtgtgcgctgtGGGGTGGGCTTGATAAAGAGCTCTGAAATGTGTGTGTGATGCTGCATGTCAGCACGTGATGACAAAGAGCCGTTCCGCATTCAGGCCCACTCAACCGTGAGCGGCACCCCTCAACCTTTCCCTCCTGTTTCTCGCTTCGCTCCCTCCTTTACCTCACGCCACTTTCTCTCGGCTCCCCTCCCTTGCCACTTTTCTATCCTTCCTCCTCCCCCCTGTCAAGCTTTTGTTCTTTTGTGCCGCTCTGACACATTCCTCAAGTACGTTGAGAAGGAGCAAAGCGATAGGGAGAGGACCGAGAGCACAGATGAGAGCCAGACGATTGGAAACGAAGCAATTTTCTTTCTGCATTGTTGTGCTGTGAAGGATGTTAGGGTCAGTCGGCGAAGGGAGGGAGATCAAACAGTTGGGGTCAGAGATGGAGTGCTCCAAAAGGCCACAAATATGGAAAGAAAGACTCCTTTTTTTTGTGGGAAAGCCAAACACATTTCACTTCTGGGACCTTCTATTAGTTTGCTCACCATCAGattcggtactcggccgtttggtcgccggacttttggtcgccggacgtttggtcgcccggaaggttattgataattaccatttaaaattgttgctcaaattccctaaatacaaactgtgaattattgttttgtcatacttaatgccctattaattattaggctaatgaaaagcttcaaatttcccgtacttgtattgtgttttgttggagaacttgttaagaccctgactgacatagcttcttaaagggacaacgcatgtacatacaaactcttatacactcacacgtccgctcagtgaaactgctcagggctattgttggcttttattggtgcgtagaccgtgttttttaccttgttttgtcgccggacttttggtcgccggacgtttggtcgccggttgtttgggtccgggcgaccaaacgtccacgaccaaacgtccggcgaccaaaagtccggcgaccaaacttccggtcaCGGTCAGATTCAACGTGAACTCATTGGCAAATGGCAGTGGAAGTCCGAGCTATTTTTATCAGTCATAATTTCAGCATCAACGCTGCACGTGGcttttagagagaaaaaaaagaaatagtaaaGTCTCAAGCatgaattaaattgtattacaCTGACAGGTTGTCCCTAATTATTTCAAAGGAAACACTTGCACTGTTTTGGATTGAAAACTATTATTTGAACATTTAGtcactgcaattggctggcaacccattcaggtaaaaaaaaaggtaaagtcAAAACTTGCCTCATTTGACTTGTTTGTGCAGGCGTTAAAGGACAAAAACACCAAGAGGTGCTCAGTGGAGTTCACAGTGAAAATCTAATTGCTTTCAAACAAAGGTAACCTTTCTAAAGTCGGCTGAACGGGAACTGGTCTCACTTCATGACAATCTCAGCTAATCATGCATTTCACAtcctatttttgggggggaaatcgTGCCAGCAAAAGCAGCAAGTGTTGCctggagttagctgggatgggctccggcaccccttgcAAATGAAATGGATAtttatcaatggcagccaatgagtgaagaaTCAGATTTATGAACTGAGGTGATTATAACCAAGaaatctgttttgttttttttctgacggGGAAACTTTGATATGCCGATTGGCTGGACTTTATACAATCGGGTAGCTTGTGAGCCGATGGAAAAGCAATAAATAAGCAAAAACTCTACTCCCTTATAAAAGAGGTGAAAGGTCGGAACTAGAGTTTCTGAGACTTTCAGTGATAAAGTGCAGGCTGTTCAagccagaaaaacaaaaaatcacgTGTCTGGCCAAAATACGTGGCTGGAGAATGGTCAACTTCAAACATATTGTGGCACTTGTAACCTCTTGAACATTCTCATGAGGTCATGTTTCTAAGTGAGAGTAGGAAAGAATCGACACTCTCACATGGATGAAATGTCTCCTTTTTCCTCTTGTACAGCATATCACTTCCTATTTCCTGTCCCCCGTCTCACAATTTTCACCCGCCAGTGACCCTGTTCATCCTCTACCGTGTTTTCTATCCAAGCTCCCTTTTTCACCTCTTCTAATAAGACTTGCGTCTTGACAAGTAGCGGCTCTCAGCCTGTAAATGTCGGCTTTTAGCTGCTCATAAAGTCACGCTGGAGTGTCAGTCTTCACTTTATCATTTAGATGACCTCTAATAAAACCACTCAAGCCCATAACCCAGATGTGAACTTGACCCAGTCTATACTCCCCACTCCTGGAAGTCATTATCAGTGCCCTTTGGGTCTTAGAGGGAAAAAATGGGCAGAATTTCCTGGCAGACGGTGCAAGCAAGGACGGATGACTGTATCTATGTTGTGTGATTTACACGTGGACCAGTGGGAGGTTTTGAACTCCTCTGGGAGTTGTAAGACAATCCCCAGATCATTAACTGGTAAAGAGTGATCAGTAATTGGGCTTTTTGTTGTTTAGGAAAGTGATCAATTTGTAGACAGTGAGATGATGTGCTTGCAAGGGGAAGTTTCGCCTTCAAAGCTATTTGAAATGGGACCGCAGCTTCGAAACATGCAGTTTGGAATAtggaatttattttgtttgtgtaGGATAAGAAACAGATTTGATCCATTTTCCACAATCTCACTTACTTTGTTGTTCTCCTCAAGTCAAAGTCTAAAGTCCTGGGATTTTTGTTAGTCGATGAAATTCTTCCAaagtttgaaatgaatattCTTTGGAAGTGAATGGCATCTGTCAACCTGAAACGAAAATTGTATGACATACTAACAGTAGAAACTTTAGGTgtttgtgaaaatgtattttcaatgaGAATTCTCAAATCCTTAAGGGACACCATtacttttagtgttttttaaacCTACTATTATATCATCCAAATACTGTTCAAAAGTGATTTTTCGGAAGAAGAACAAAACATAAAGGGGGCACAGTATTTGCTGTAGCTTTCCATTCAGAATCAAAAGACATTATGAATAATGGATCCATGACGTCTGCAGTAGATTTTGCATCATAACAATCCCACAATTGCATGGTGACCGTTGAACTGCTATTTGCACGCTGCCTGGGCACGTTTGCAATGTCGCCCCGGTTATGTAAGGCTACGAGCTGACAAGCCCCATCCCCGCCCCCGCCGACTCCCAGACGGGAAATGTACAACTTGAAGCGAAGACCTAACACCCAAGATCTCCCACAACTGCAGCTTTTAGGCTCATTGGAAGCCAAGCAGAATTTTCCTCTCTTGCTATATCAAGGTACGGAGACCGTTGCGCATCGGAGTGCTTTCccacttcttcttttttctgcttttatgATGAGGAGGAACACAGACAGCTGTGCTTTTCACTCGTGTTCGTTGGCGTGGGGCAGGAGCGACAAGCCTCGCTAAAGCGCCGACGCAGTGCTGTAAAAACCCCAGTTTGCTCTCGCTGATGTGAAGGCATTTGTTTCACTCCAGGGCCGTCGGGTAATGGCTACTCACGGGTTTGTATTCATTGTGGCCGCCGCCTACATCCTGTTGGCTCCTCGTGCCCAGGCAAGAAACGACGCTCCCTGCCAGCGCTCCAAATGGAACAACGGCTACAACACGTTCATCAAGCGTCACGTCCGCTCGGGCCTCCCCGCCTCTCTAGATTCCAGCGAGTGGAGAAACTATATCAAGAACAACGGGGGCTGCGATAGACCCACCCAGTCCTTTCTGGATCCAAAAGACCTGGACAGGATCAGGGCCGTGTGCTCCAACAGGGGCGGGAAGACTTACAAGGACAACCTGTGCATCAGCCAGGAGCCCTTCTCCTTCGTCACAGTCAGGAGCGACCACGGCACTTGCGGGATCAAGAACATCGTCCGGGAAAGCAAACATCTGATCCTGGCCTGTGAGGTGCTGGAAAACCAGTGCCTGCCAGTCCACTTTGAGGGAAACCCCAAAGACGCGAGGCCCAGCAACAATGCAAAAGGCTGCCTGGATCCAGATATTAAAGGCCACGCATCTCGTTTGAAAACAACCCAGATGTGCTGGTTGGCATctgtgtttgtctttatgtATGCCTATTTTTATTGAGTCCATCACTGAATATATCTTTGTTTCAATCTCATGCCAAATGCATGATCTGTATTAAAGTTTAACCCCACAAATAAATGATGCGTTTTAAGTGGGCATTTATGGCTGTGCTTTTAAGATGCTTAGGTTGATCATTTCATGAGAGATTTCGCTGCTGTTCTATTTTACCatgacaagaaataaaaagggaaTTGGGGTATAATGCCCCTGCAACTAAACTGCagttctcatttttttcccataaggTTTACTTATGTATGTGAAAACTTGCCTCTTCAATCAGCCATCACAAGATGACAGAAGAGAGGTGCTAATATCCTTCCATTAATGGCCTTTGTtgctcattattttttattgagctattcattttttaagcctcaaaacataaaaatgactttttatgcCTTATTAAtttttatcttcaacctgcacaaggaactaaagatggaaatcagcctttggctataatcttacagatttacatatatatgttaattaacatgaatatgtatatgttcattaaaatgtactgtccctttactaaatacataaatcaaactcaaaatgtATTCATCTCTGCATGTGTGTACACTAGAGGGCACTCATGCTCTTGTGACGGGACGTTGCTTAAAGTGAATACTAGGCCTAGCTACCGCTACTTTTATTAGCTTTATGCTAACTGACTTTTGCCAGCTATGTGGTTCAATTAAATACCTTACTGTGTGAATagtgttcctttttttgtttaaacttcCACcggaaataatatttaaaagaaaaaaatggattcctaTCTTTAAAATAACCAAAAGTACAAGCCTGTCTATCTGATTGGCATTTCCTGACCTTTCAACGTTTTGTAGATCCAGAAacataaatatttcaatttcagGAGGGTCAAATGTGGTCGCGGTAAAAGGAGAAGTGTCAGAAAATTATTGAGGAAAAGCAAAAGAATGAGTGCCGAGTGAGAAGTAAGGCGGAGGGGGTGCATGAAGCGCAGGGCCTATGAAGA is from Stigmatopora argus isolate UIUO_Sarg chromosome 4, RoL_Sarg_1.0, whole genome shotgun sequence and encodes:
- the LOC144073732 gene encoding angiogenin-2-like encodes the protein MATHGFVFIVAAAYILLAPRAQARNDAPCQRSKWNNGYNTFIKRHVRSGLPASLDSSEWRNYIKNNGGCDRPTQSFLDPKDLDRIRAVCSNRGGKTYKDNLCISQEPFSFVTVRSDHGTCGIKNIVRESKHLILACEVLENQCLPVHFEGNPKDARPSNNAKGCLDPDIKGHASRLKTTQMCWLASVFVFMYAYFY